The Seriola aureovittata isolate HTS-2021-v1 ecotype China chromosome 3, ASM2101889v1, whole genome shotgun sequence genome includes a region encoding these proteins:
- the LOC130165181 gene encoding nucleoredoxin-like protein 1, whose translation MVDLFSDRVLVKNNKDQDELDTEREIVMRLQNRILMLFFASAACESCQQFAPALTDFFKRLTDEFYVDRSAQLVLLYISLDESEEQQESFLKELPKKCLFLAYEDPYRRELEAMFNVEELPTVVVLRPDCSILTPNAVEEILCLGPDCYRNWQEAAELIDRNFMINEDFEEKSMRSFSDPVRRLKYKVEDERRKKKKKKRRGWGEGGDAEVDGGADGKEEGGGGSW comes from the exons ATGGTGGACCTGTTCAGTGATCGGGTCCTGGTGAAGAACAACAAGGACCAGGATGAGCTGGACACAGAACGTGAGATTGTGATGCGCCTGCAGAACCGCATCCTGATGCTCTTCTTTGCATCTGCTGCCTGTGAAAGCTGCCAGCAGTTTGCTCCCGCACTCACCGACTTCTTCAAACGGTTGACAGATGAATTCTATGTGGATCGCTCTGCTCAGCTGGTTCTCCTCTACATtag TTTGGATGAGTCAGAGGAACAACAAGAAAGCTTCCTCAAAGAGCTTCCCAAGAAGTGCCTGTTCCTGGCCTATGAGGACCCCTACAGGAG ggaGCTTGAGGCCATGTTTAATGTGGAGGAGCTGCCCACAGTGGTGGTGCTGCGTCCTGACTGCTCCATCCTAACCCCTAATGCAGTGGAGGAGATACTCTGTCTCGGCCCAGACTGCTACCGCAACTGGCAGGAAGCGGCGGAGCTCATCGACAGGAACTTCATGATCAACGAGGACTTTGAGGAGAAGTCCATGCGCAGCTTCAGTGACCCCGTGAGAAGACTCAAGTACAAGGTggaagatgagaggaggaagaagaagaagaaaaagcgCAGAGGATGGGGCGAGGGTGGAGATGCGGAGGTGGACGGAGGAGCGGATggaaaagaagagggaggaggtgggtcATGGTGA
- the LOC130165176 gene encoding nucleoredoxin-like protein 1: protein MVDLFLNRVLVENNWDQDELNTEREITGILENRILMLFFASSECEECQEFVPVLNDFFKRLKDPAYIEYPKLLTLIYISLDQSEEQQERVLKEMHKKVLFLAFEDPYRKELQTMFKVKDVPTVVVLRPNGSILSPNAVQDICRFGSDCFHNWQESAELIERSFMLNEEFDDLNLRSATDPVRRLKYKTEDDKRKRRWWKLWGKKGKDGNEGEEERDGAWDAKRKEGDKGTWRRR, encoded by the exons ATGGTGGACCTGTTCCTAAACAGAGTTCTGGTAGAGAACAACTGGGACCAGGATGAGCTCAACACAGAGCGTGAAATCACCGGGATCCTCGAAAACCGCATCCTGATGCTGTTCTTTGCATCTTCCGAGTGTGAAGAGTGCCAGGAGTTTGTGCCTGTtctgaatgatttttttaagaGACTCAAAGATCCGGCGTACATCGAATACCCCAAACTGCTCACGCTCATCTACATCAG CttggaccaatcagaggagcagcaggagagagtCCTCAAAGAGATGCACAAAAAGGTTCTCTTCCTGGCCTTTGAGGACCCATACAGGAA GGAACTGCAGACCATGTTTAAGGTGAAGGACGTTCCCACAGTAGTGGTCCTTCGTCCCAACGGCTCCATTCTCTCTCCAAACGCTGTGCAGGACATCTGTCGCTTTGGTTCCGACTGTTTCCACAACTGGCAGGAATCGGCAGAGCTCATTGAGAGGAGCTTCATGCTCAACGAGGAGTTCGACGACCTAAATCTGCGTAGTGCCACTGACCCCGTGAGGAGACTCAAGTACAAGACAGAGGACgacaagaggaaaaggagaTGGTGGAAGTTATGGGGGAAGAAAGGCAAGGATGGAAatgaaggggaggaagagagagatggagcgTGGGATgcaaagaggaaggagggagataAAGGAACGTGGAGGAGAAGATAA